In Colwellia sp. M166, a genomic segment contains:
- a CDS encoding DUF3545 family protein, translated as MDSLGTQPKSSSSNNKKRKWREIEQLKEKFQLEKELKAFDYSLERMLEEF; from the coding sequence ATGGACTCTTTAGGTACACAACCTAAATCAAGTTCAAGTAATAATAAGAAAAGAAAATGGCGTGAAATTGAACAACTGAAAGAAAAATTTCAACTGGAAAAAGAATTAAAAGCTTTTGATTATTCTTTAGAACGTATGTTGGAAGAGTTTTAA
- the tal gene encoding transaldolase yields the protein MTDQLSQLKKMTTVVADTGDIEAIAKFQPQDATTNPSLLLKAAALPNYQQLLATAVKWAKTQSNDATQQVIDAADKLSVLIGLEILKIVPGRISTEVDARLSFDTQASITKAHKLIAMYNEAGISNDRILIKIASTWEGIKAAEQLEREGINCNLTLLFNFAQAQACAEANIYLISPFVGRILDWYKKDTGRSEYPASEDPGVVSVTSIYNYYKAKGHNTVVMGASFRNIDEILELAGCDRLTISPNLMDELANSTATISQKLFSEQAPLANKAPLSEAQFRWQMNQDAMATEKLAEGIRNFTIDQVKLEQQLTALL from the coding sequence ATGACCGATCAACTTTCTCAATTAAAAAAAATGACCACTGTTGTTGCCGATACCGGCGATATCGAAGCTATTGCTAAGTTTCAACCGCAAGACGCCACAACCAATCCATCTTTATTATTAAAAGCGGCTGCTTTACCTAATTATCAACAATTATTAGCCACCGCTGTGAAGTGGGCTAAAACTCAATCTAACGATGCGACACAACAAGTTATTGATGCCGCCGATAAGCTTTCAGTACTCATTGGCTTAGAAATTTTAAAAATAGTACCCGGTAGAATATCAACAGAAGTTGATGCGCGTTTATCGTTTGATACGCAAGCATCAATTACTAAAGCCCACAAGCTGATTGCCATGTATAACGAAGCAGGTATTAGCAATGATCGTATATTGATCAAGATTGCCTCAACATGGGAAGGTATAAAAGCGGCCGAGCAATTAGAACGCGAAGGTATTAATTGTAACCTAACCTTGCTATTTAACTTTGCCCAAGCCCAAGCCTGTGCTGAAGCCAACATTTACCTGATATCTCCTTTTGTAGGTCGCATTTTAGACTGGTACAAAAAAGACACCGGGCGCAGTGAATACCCAGCTAGCGAAGATCCCGGTGTAGTGTCGGTGACCAGCATCTATAACTATTACAAAGCTAAGGGCCATAACACTGTAGTTATGGGGGCCAGCTTTCGAAATATTGATGAAATACTTGAATTGGCCGGTTGTGATCGATTAACCATCAGTCCTAATCTGATGGACGAATTAGCAAATTCAACCGCAACAATCAGCCAAAAATTATTCAGCGAACAAGCACCGTTAGCCAATAAAGCACCACTTAGCGAAGCACAATTTAGATGGCAAATGAATCAAGACGCCATGGCAACAGAAAAACTCGCGGAAGGCATTCGAAACTTCACCATTGACCAAGTAAAACTTGAGCAACAATTAACAGCTTTGCTTTAA